The window TTAAAAATAAGCTAAATAAAGCTTTTGGGCTCATACCTCAAATATAAAGGAATCCCTTTTTTTTAAAAATAAAGTGCCTGATAAAAAGGATTATTCTGATAGGATAAATAATGTAATTTTTTACCTTTATTATATTTTATAGAATTAAACTATACCTAATAACTTCAAAAATTATTGTGCACCTTACACTAAAATATATTTATTTAAAAATGACTTATTCATTTATAAGAAAAATTATTTCTTATTTTAAATTTTATTTTTTTTTAATTCTAATAAAATATTTTTTTTATTTACTTTATTTTTTAGAACTTTAATTTCAATTTCTTCTAACTCTTGACTTGGTTGTTGAATTGGATTAGAAATTAATTTATTAAGTTTTATCCCCCTAATTTCCAACCCTAATAACTTATTAAATTCTGAAGCCTCTTTAAAATATTTTTTAACTCAATCAATTGCTTCAATTAACTTCTTATTTGCAATTATTTTAAATTTATTTTTAATAAAAAATTTTTTCACAAATAATTTTATTTCTATTTTAATTAATTCCTCTTTATTAATAAAAATAGGATCTGCACCCTTTCATTTTTGATTCCCCAATATTATAGAAGGACTTTCTTGATTAAATTGCTTTATTTTAATAACTTGACAAAAAATTACCCCCATAATTTTATTGTCATATTATTTTAATATAAAATTTTTAATATTCATTATAATTTTTAATGTTTTAATTGGAGCTATTGGAGGATTCAATCAAACTTCTTTACGAAAATTAATAGCATTTTCTTCAATTAATAATTTAGGATGAATATTATCAGCATTACTAATTAGAGAAAATTTATGAATAGTTTATTTTTTTCTTTATTCTTTTTTAATTAGAATTATATGTTTTTTATTTTATACATTAAATATTTTTTATATTAATCAAATATTTAATTTTAATATATATTTTTCAATTAAATTTTCAATTATAATTAATTTCTTATCATTAGGAGGATTACCTCCATTCTTAGGTTTCTTTCCTAAATGATTAATTATTAATTATTTAATTTTAAATAAATTTTATATTATTTCTTTTTTTTTTATTATAATAAGATTAATTATATTAATTTTTTATATTCGAATTATTTATTCTTCATTTATATTTTTTTCTTTCAAATTTAAATGATTTAAAATTTTTATTAAAAATAACCTTTTAATTTTAATTAATTTTTTTAGATTCATTTCATTATTAGGAATAATTTTTAGAACCTTATTTTTTTTTTAAGGTTTTAAGTTAAATTAAACTAATAATCTTCAAAATTATTTATAAAGAAATCTCTTTAAGCCTTAGTATTAATATACCCCATAAAATTTGCAATTTTATATCAAAATATGACTATAAGGCCTAGTAAAAGAGAACTTTCTCGTTAATAAATTTACAATTTATCGCTTTAACCTCAGCCATTTTACTATTTTAAGCGAAAATGATTCTTTTCTACCAATCATAAAGATATTGGAACTTTATATTTTATTTTTGGAATTTGAGCAGGAATAGTAGGAACCTCCCTTAGACTTATTATTCGAACAGAATTAGGTAATCCTGGATTTTTAATTGGAGATGATCAAATTTATAATACTATTGTTACAGCTCATGCTTTTATTATAATTTTTTTTATAGTAATACCTATTATAATTGGAGGATTTGGTAATTGACTTGTCCCCCTTATATTAGGAGCTCCTGATATAGCTTTCCCCCGAATAAATAACATAAGTTTTTGACTTCTCCCCCCCTCTTTAATTTTATTAATTTCAAGTAGTATCGTTGAAAATGGAGCAGGAACAGGTTGAACAGTTTACCCCCCCCTTTCCTCTAACATTGCCCATGGTGGATCTTCAGTTGATTTAGCAATTTTTTCTCTCCATTTAGCTGGAATTTCTTCTATTTTAGGAGCTATTAATTTTATCACAACAATCATTAATATACGAGTTAATAATATATCCTATGATCAAATACCTTTATTTGTTTGAGCTGTTGGAATTACAGCTTTATTATTATTACTATCATTACCAGTATTAGCAGGAGCTATTACCATACTTCTTACCGATCGAAATTTAAATACTTCTTTTTTCGATCCTGCTGGAGGAGGAGACCCAATTTTATACCAACATCTATTTTGATTTTTCGGCCACCCAGAAGTTTATATTTTAATTTTACCAGGATTTGGAAT is drawn from Maniola hyperantus mitochondrion, complete genome and contains these coding sequences:
- the ND2 gene encoding NADH dehydrogenase subunit 2: MLFFFNSNKMFFLFTLFFSTLISISSNSWLGCWIGLEINLLSFIPLISNPNNLLNSEASLKYFLTQSIASINFLFAIILNLFLMKNFFTNNFISILINSSLLMKMGSAPFHFWFPNIMEGLSWLNCFILMTWQKITPMILLSYYFNMKFLMFIMIFNVLIGAIGGFNQTSLRKLMAFSSINNLGWMLSALLISENLWMVYFFLYSFLISIMCFLFYTLNIFYINQMFNFNMYFSIKFSIMINFLSLGGLPPFLGFFPKWLIINYLILNKFYIISFFFIMMSLIMLIFYIRIIYSSFMFFSFKFKWFKIFIKNNLLILINFFSFISLLGMIFSTLFFF